One segment of Anatilimnocola aggregata DNA contains the following:
- a CDS encoding SDR family oxidoreductase, producing the protein MKIVVIGGTGLIGKKLVSNLRGQGHEVVAASPSTGVNAVTGEGLPEALQNAQVVIDVANSPSFDDKPAMEFFEKSGRNLLAAEASAGVKHHIALSVVGTDRLLASGYFRAKMAQENLIKAAAIPYTIVRATQFFEFVNAIAQSATEGQTVRLSSAQLQPIVSDDVAAALAEFAVETPLNDTIEIAGPEKIPLTDLVQSYLNATSDSRQVITDAKARYYGLELNDQSLTPGENPRLGSTRFADWLKNSTAR; encoded by the coding sequence ATGAAGATCGTCGTCATCGGTGGTACGGGGCTGATTGGGAAAAAGCTGGTGAGCAACTTGCGCGGGCAAGGCCATGAAGTGGTTGCAGCGTCTCCATCGACGGGTGTCAACGCCGTTACAGGAGAGGGATTACCAGAGGCCTTGCAAAATGCTCAAGTGGTCATCGACGTCGCGAATTCGCCTTCGTTCGACGACAAGCCAGCCATGGAGTTCTTCGAAAAGTCGGGGCGCAACTTGCTTGCGGCAGAAGCTAGCGCCGGCGTGAAACATCACATTGCCCTCTCGGTCGTCGGCACAGACCGCCTGCTGGCAAGCGGGTATTTCCGGGCAAAAATGGCCCAAGAGAACCTGATCAAAGCTGCGGCGATTCCCTACACCATCGTGCGCGCGACTCAGTTCTTTGAATTCGTTAACGCTATCGCCCAATCGGCCACTGAAGGACAAACGGTTCGCTTGTCATCTGCTCAGTTGCAGCCCATTGTTTCGGACGACGTCGCTGCCGCACTCGCTGAGTTTGCGGTCGAAACCCCATTGAATGACACCATCGAAATTGCGGGTCCCGAAAAGATTCCCCTTACCGATCTAGTCCAGAGCTACCTGAACGCAACCTCCGATTCGCGCCAGGTGATTACCGATGCCAAGGCACGTTACTATGGCTTGGAATTGAACGATCAAAGTCTCACTCCTGGCGAAAACCCGCGCCTGGGCTCGACACGGTTCGCTGATTGGCTGAAGAACTCAACCGCTCGATAA
- a CDS encoding FAD-dependent oxidoreductase: MKHNLSLSFVFVWLASLTALQAAEYDLVIYGGTSPGVIAAVQAKKMGKSIIIVGPDKHLGGLSSGGLGFTDTGNKGVIGGLSRDFYHRIWKEYQKPESWKWQKATEYGNKGQGTPAIDGENRTMWIFEPSIAERVFESYVNEFEIPVDRDQWLDREKGVKKSGSRITSITMLSGKTYTGKMFIDATYEGDLLAAAGVDYHVGREANSVYGEKWNGVQVGVLHHRHHFGAVKEKISPYVVPGDPKSGVLPRISTAPVGEYGTGDKRVQAYCYRWCGTDHPENRVPFPKPAGYDPQQYELLVRIYEAGWRETFDKFDPVPNHKTDTNNHGPFSTDNIGMNYDYPEASYERRKEILDEHRTYQQGWLYFIANDPRVPKEVQEKMRKWGLPKDEFKDNGNWPHQIYVREARRMIGQFVMTENELTKKKPTPDSVGMGSYTIDSHNVQRYITPEGYVQNEGDIGVGIKPYEIAYGSLVPKKAQCENLLVTICVSSSHIAFGSIRMEPVFMILGQSAAAAAAMAIDGNLAVQDVPYAKLREQLLKDGQVLEYAAPASAPKAGQEFVDPKKLGGYVVDDDDAKLAGDWTNSSAATTFVGNGYRHDDKVNDGKSIARFELTLPQAGKYEVRLAYPPNANRSSKVQVEVQGGGSPKVLEINQRKDPPIDGRFVSLGEFQFDKDELSVVIVSNAGSDGYVVIDAVQWLPK; encoded by the coding sequence ATGAAACACAACCTCTCTCTCAGCTTTGTTTTTGTCTGGCTCGCTTCACTAACGGCTCTGCAGGCGGCCGAATATGACCTCGTAATTTACGGAGGAACCTCCCCGGGGGTCATAGCGGCGGTGCAGGCCAAAAAGATGGGCAAGTCCATCATTATTGTCGGCCCCGACAAGCATTTGGGCGGCTTATCAAGTGGCGGCCTGGGTTTCACCGATACCGGCAACAAGGGAGTCATTGGCGGGCTGTCGCGCGACTTCTACCATCGCATTTGGAAGGAATACCAAAAGCCAGAATCTTGGAAGTGGCAGAAAGCCACCGAATATGGCAACAAGGGACAAGGTACTCCCGCGATCGATGGCGAGAACCGCACGATGTGGATCTTCGAGCCCAGCATCGCCGAACGCGTCTTCGAGAGTTACGTCAACGAGTTTGAAATTCCGGTCGATCGAGACCAATGGTTAGACCGCGAAAAGGGCGTTAAGAAATCCGGCTCGCGGATCACGAGCATCACCATGCTGTCCGGCAAGACTTACACCGGCAAGATGTTCATCGATGCCACCTACGAAGGTGATCTGTTAGCTGCCGCTGGGGTCGATTACCACGTCGGGCGCGAGGCCAATTCTGTCTACGGCGAGAAATGGAACGGCGTGCAGGTGGGCGTGCTGCACCACCGCCATCACTTCGGCGCGGTCAAAGAAAAGATCAGCCCTTACGTGGTTCCTGGCGATCCGAAGTCGGGCGTCCTTCCTCGCATCAGCACGGCACCGGTGGGCGAGTACGGCACGGGTGACAAACGCGTGCAGGCCTACTGCTATCGTTGGTGCGGGACCGATCACCCGGAAAATCGCGTGCCGTTTCCTAAGCCGGCAGGTTACGACCCTCAGCAATACGAACTGCTCGTCCGCATTTATGAAGCAGGTTGGCGCGAGACCTTCGACAAGTTCGATCCTGTTCCCAATCACAAAACCGATACCAACAATCATGGTCCGTTCAGCACCGACAACATCGGCATGAACTATGACTATCCGGAGGCAAGTTACGAGCGCCGCAAGGAAATTCTGGACGAGCATCGTACCTATCAGCAGGGCTGGCTCTACTTCATTGCCAACGACCCGCGCGTGCCGAAAGAGGTTCAAGAGAAGATGCGCAAGTGGGGTCTGCCCAAGGATGAGTTCAAGGACAATGGCAATTGGCCGCACCAAATCTATGTGCGCGAGGCCAGGCGGATGATCGGCCAGTTTGTCATGACCGAAAACGAACTGACCAAAAAGAAGCCGACTCCCGATTCCGTGGGAATGGGGAGCTACACAATCGATTCGCACAACGTGCAGCGGTACATCACGCCCGAAGGTTATGTGCAGAACGAAGGGGACATTGGCGTCGGCATCAAGCCGTATGAAATCGCTTATGGTTCGCTGGTGCCCAAGAAGGCGCAGTGCGAAAACCTGCTGGTCACGATTTGCGTCAGCAGTTCGCATATCGCTTTCGGCAGCATTCGTATGGAACCGGTCTTCATGATCCTCGGTCAAAGTGCTGCTGCGGCCGCTGCTATGGCGATCGACGGCAATTTAGCCGTTCAAGACGTTCCTTATGCCAAATTGCGCGAGCAACTGCTGAAAGATGGTCAAGTGCTGGAATACGCGGCGCCAGCATCAGCGCCCAAAGCAGGCCAGGAGTTTGTCGATCCGAAGAAACTGGGCGGCTATGTGGTCGATGACGATGATGCCAAACTGGCCGGCGACTGGACCAATAGTTCCGCTGCGACAACATTCGTAGGGAATGGTTATCGTCACGACGACAAAGTGAATGACGGCAAATCCATCGCTCGGTTCGAATTGACGCTGCCGCAGGCAGGCAAATACGAAGTGCGGCTGGCCTATCCGCCCAATGCCAATCGTTCTTCCAAAGTGCAAGTCGAAGTGCAGGGCGGCGGTTCGCCCAAGGTTCTGGAAATCAATCAGCGTAAAGATCCGCCGATCGACGGACGGTTTGTATCGCTGGGTGAGTTTCAATTCGACAAGGATGAGCTATCGGTCGTGATCGTATCGAATGCGGGTTCGGACGGCTACGTCGTGATCGATGCAGTGCAGTGGCTGCCCAAGTAA
- the ade gene encoding adenine deaminase has protein sequence MSHAPFRLVANVVDVFQERITPAEVTVADGRIAAIHPTNDEPVTYLTPGFVDAHVHVESSLLVPAEFARAAVIHGTVATVSDPHEIANVLGVEGVRYMLASAAQTPLKISFGASPCVPATRFETSGASIGVEEIASLLADDRIGYLCEMMNYPGVLRGDADVLSKIAVARQVGKPVDGHAPRVRGADAKAYFAAGISTDHECVSLEEALEKLALGVKILIREGSAARNFEALCDLLAAHSDRCMFCSDDLHPDSLVAGHIDKLVRRAVAKGYDPLKVLRCACLNPVEHYRLPVGLLRVGDPADFIELDNLINFRVLRTFINGRLVAEAGQPCLPSVESAIINHFAPTIRQPGAYAVPALTSQLRVIEAIDGELITRSLIEAPLIEAGCAVSDPTRDLLKLVVVNRYRSSPPAVAFIRGFGLQRGAIASSVAHDSHNIVAVGVDDESLSAAINSIMSAGGGLAVIDGEECDLLPLPVAGLMSTDPYEKVADDYSRLDRKAKHLGSLLRAPFMTLSFMALLVIPELKLSDLGLFDCQRGEFTSLFV, from the coding sequence ATGAGCCATGCCCCGTTCCGCCTCGTTGCCAATGTCGTCGATGTCTTCCAGGAGCGAATTACTCCGGCCGAAGTGACTGTCGCGGACGGTCGCATTGCCGCCATTCACCCCACGAACGACGAGCCTGTCACTTATCTCACGCCGGGCTTTGTCGATGCCCACGTACACGTTGAAAGTTCGTTGCTGGTCCCCGCGGAATTCGCCCGCGCGGCAGTGATTCACGGCACGGTGGCGACGGTTTCCGATCCGCACGAGATTGCCAATGTCTTGGGCGTGGAAGGTGTGCGCTATATGCTGGCCAGCGCAGCTCAAACACCTCTCAAAATCAGCTTCGGAGCCTCGCCTTGCGTGCCGGCAACCAGGTTCGAAACGTCCGGGGCCAGCATCGGCGTCGAAGAGATTGCGAGTTTGCTTGCCGACGACCGCATCGGCTATTTGTGCGAAATGATGAACTATCCCGGCGTGCTGCGGGGAGATGCCGATGTCCTGAGTAAGATTGCCGTAGCGCGTCAGGTGGGTAAACCAGTGGATGGCCACGCGCCGCGAGTGCGTGGCGCAGATGCCAAGGCTTACTTTGCGGCAGGCATTTCGACCGATCACGAATGTGTATCGCTCGAGGAAGCGCTCGAGAAATTAGCCCTCGGCGTGAAGATTCTGATTCGTGAGGGCTCAGCAGCGCGCAATTTTGAAGCTCTGTGCGATTTGCTTGCGGCACACAGCGACCGTTGCATGTTTTGCTCCGATGACTTGCATCCCGATTCGCTCGTCGCCGGGCACATCGATAAGCTCGTTCGCCGCGCGGTGGCGAAAGGATATGACCCGCTCAAGGTTCTGCGGTGCGCCTGTTTGAATCCCGTCGAGCACTATCGGTTACCCGTTGGTCTGCTACGTGTTGGTGATCCGGCGGACTTCATCGAACTCGATAACCTCATCAACTTTCGTGTGCTGCGAACCTTTATCAATGGTCGCCTGGTCGCCGAAGCGGGCCAGCCCTGCTTACCGAGCGTTGAGTCGGCGATCATCAATCATTTTGCACCCACCATCCGACAACCCGGCGCTTACGCCGTACCAGCACTCACTAGTCAACTGCGAGTTATCGAAGCAATCGATGGCGAACTCATCACACGTAGTTTGATCGAAGCGCCGCTCATTGAAGCGGGGTGCGCCGTTTCCGATCCAACGCGTGACTTGCTTAAACTGGTCGTCGTCAATCGCTATCGCTCATCCCCACCGGCTGTTGCCTTCATCCGCGGCTTTGGCTTGCAGCGGGGAGCGATCGCGTCGTCTGTGGCTCACGACTCGCACAATATTGTTGCTGTGGGAGTCGACGATGAATCACTCTCCGCGGCGATTAACTCCATCATGTCCGCTGGTGGTGGTCTCGCCGTCATTGATGGGGAGGAGTGCGATCTGCTGCCCCTCCCGGTGGCTGGCCTGATGTCGACGGACCCCTATGAAAAAGTCGCCGACGACTACTCGCGCCTCGATCGCAAGGCGAAGCACTTGGGCTCGTTGTTGCGAGCGCCCTTCATGACTCTGTCATTCATGGCGCTGCTCGTCATACCCGAACTAAAGCTAAGCGACCTCGGCCTGTTCGATTGCCAACGAGGCGAATTCACGTCACTGTTCGTTTAA
- a CDS encoding nucleoside deaminase — MDQVQVSIELPAWLASLTAGPAPLPGSSDAERMQWAIELAARNVAEGTGGPFAAIVVDETTGLYTAAGVNLVVASGLSIAHAEAIAIMLAQQRAGNFDLAGDPQKRYSLYATGQPCIMCFGILWWSGITKLVCAARGEDVERITGFREGPLQEHWPQLLSERRDLPIEVVRDVNRAAACDVLSAYKAAGHLVYNPGSTVSE; from the coding sequence ATGGACCAGGTTCAAGTAAGTATCGAGCTTCCCGCCTGGTTAGCGTCGCTCACTGCAGGGCCGGCTCCTCTTCCCGGCTCGTCCGACGCTGAACGCATGCAGTGGGCGATCGAACTCGCCGCGCGAAACGTAGCCGAAGGGACTGGCGGTCCCTTCGCAGCGATTGTGGTCGATGAAACGACGGGACTATATACTGCAGCTGGAGTGAATCTGGTCGTTGCCTCGGGGCTCTCAATCGCGCATGCAGAAGCGATCGCCATCATGCTAGCTCAGCAGCGGGCCGGTAATTTCGACTTAGCTGGCGACCCTCAAAAGCGATACTCGCTCTACGCGACTGGCCAGCCCTGCATTATGTGCTTTGGCATTCTGTGGTGGAGCGGCATCACCAAGCTGGTGTGTGCCGCTCGTGGTGAAGATGTCGAACGGATAACCGGCTTTCGCGAAGGTCCGCTGCAGGAGCATTGGCCGCAACTTCTCTCGGAACGTAGGGACCTACCCATCGAAGTAGTCCGCGATGTGAATCGCGCAGCGGCCTGCGATGTGCTGAGCGCCTACAAAGCTGCTGGACATCTGGTCTATAACCCAGGCTCGACCGTCAGCGAGTGA
- the xdhB gene encoding xanthine dehydrogenase molybdopterin binding subunit, translating into MKNVGQSIEHDAAQGHVTGTAPFLEDLPLPSDALTLGLVYSPVACGKITSLDLSAAKQVPGVAAIYTAADIPGHNYFGPHFRDEPVLADQQVLYVGQPVAVIAAESAHAITLARAQIILNIEAQEPILSIERAIKLERFIGPGRRIARGDTRTAIAAAPRKLAGVFHCGGQEQFYLESQAAIAYPGEQGQVIVHSSTQNPTEVQHVVAEALGVAQHQVVCLCKRMGGGFGGKETQAVLPAVLAALVAQKTGRTARLVLTKDEDMCSTGKRHEYRVEWEVGFDLQGKIEGVRANFFSNGGASADLSLAVLERSLLHFDNSYYLPHVEMVGKVCFTNFPSNTAFRGFGGPQGMIAIENIIHEIARDLNVDPYEVQLNNLYGTEDRNTTPYGQLVRKNHLPEIMSQLAATSQYRERRQAIEAQNKSDVLLLRGIAIMPMKFGISFTTKFLNQGNALVNIYTDGTIQVSTGATEMGQGVNTKIRQLVADEFGIGYDRVLLMPTSTEKNPNTSPTAASASTDLNGTAAVRACETLRGRLAELAAKKLASVELGLTESPECVIFEAGLVFDRRNPAAKLTFGQLCLQARLERIDLGARGFYATPGVDYNRETGRGNPFLYYTMGAAVAEVEIDRFTGSLRVPRVDLLMDIGRSINPAVDRGQIIGGFIQGMGWATAECLVYNERGELLSHSPTTYKIPAITDLPPVLRCDLFENNDNDENVARSKAVGEPPLMLAISVWTAVKQALSQAVETEDLRLPATGEEILRQLYRRANVAKSEIDAVETATNSVAPRAAVMINSPHSN; encoded by the coding sequence ATGAAAAACGTCGGCCAATCGATCGAGCATGACGCAGCACAAGGGCATGTCACGGGCACTGCTCCTTTTCTCGAAGACTTACCGCTGCCAAGCGATGCCCTGACCCTTGGTCTGGTCTATAGCCCCGTGGCGTGCGGGAAGATCACCTCGCTCGATCTTTCTGCAGCGAAGCAGGTGCCGGGAGTAGCGGCGATTTACACTGCTGCAGATATTCCCGGGCACAATTATTTTGGCCCTCACTTTCGCGATGAGCCTGTGCTCGCCGATCAGCAGGTGCTTTACGTTGGCCAGCCCGTCGCAGTGATTGCCGCGGAATCCGCGCACGCGATTACGCTGGCTCGCGCGCAGATCATTTTGAACATCGAAGCGCAAGAACCTATCCTCAGTATCGAACGCGCGATCAAGTTAGAGCGATTTATTGGTCCGGGCCGGCGCATTGCCCGCGGAGACACAAGGACTGCAATTGCCGCGGCGCCGCGCAAGCTAGCTGGCGTGTTTCACTGCGGCGGGCAAGAGCAGTTCTATCTGGAGTCGCAAGCAGCGATTGCCTATCCCGGCGAACAGGGGCAAGTGATCGTTCATTCCTCGACGCAGAACCCCACTGAAGTACAGCACGTGGTTGCCGAAGCTTTAGGCGTCGCCCAGCATCAGGTCGTTTGTCTGTGCAAACGGATGGGGGGCGGCTTTGGCGGCAAGGAGACACAAGCAGTACTTCCAGCCGTTCTGGCGGCACTCGTCGCCCAGAAAACAGGACGAACCGCACGCCTTGTCTTGACCAAAGACGAAGACATGTGTTCGACCGGCAAACGCCACGAGTATCGCGTAGAGTGGGAAGTCGGCTTCGACTTGCAGGGAAAGATTGAGGGGGTCCGAGCCAACTTCTTTTCCAACGGCGGCGCTTCGGCTGACCTTTCGCTCGCAGTTCTCGAGCGATCGCTACTTCATTTCGACAACTCCTATTATCTGCCGCATGTCGAGATGGTGGGGAAGGTGTGTTTCACCAATTTCCCATCGAACACGGCCTTTCGGGGCTTTGGTGGTCCGCAGGGAATGATCGCGATCGAGAACATCATTCACGAGATTGCCCGCGATCTGAACGTGGATCCCTACGAGGTCCAGCTAAACAATCTGTACGGAACCGAAGATCGCAACACGACTCCGTACGGCCAACTCGTGCGGAAGAATCATCTGCCGGAGATCATGTCGCAGCTGGCGGCCACTTCGCAGTATCGTGAGCGACGCCAGGCGATTGAAGCTCAGAATAAGAGCGACGTTCTCCTACTGCGTGGCATTGCGATCATGCCAATGAAATTCGGCATCTCATTCACGACGAAGTTTCTCAACCAGGGAAACGCCCTCGTGAATATCTATACCGATGGCACGATTCAAGTGTCGACGGGGGCCACGGAGATGGGGCAGGGGGTGAACACGAAGATTCGCCAACTCGTGGCTGATGAGTTCGGGATTGGTTACGACCGCGTGTTGCTGATGCCGACGTCGACCGAGAAGAACCCGAACACCTCCCCCACCGCGGCATCTGCGTCGACAGACTTGAATGGCACAGCAGCAGTGCGAGCCTGTGAAACGTTGCGCGGGCGACTCGCCGAGTTGGCGGCGAAGAAGTTAGCTTCGGTCGAACTTGGTCTTACTGAATCGCCGGAGTGCGTCATCTTCGAAGCGGGCTTGGTGTTTGATCGCCGCAATCCTGCGGCAAAGCTGACCTTTGGACAACTCTGCCTGCAAGCGAGGCTGGAGCGAATCGATCTGGGTGCGCGCGGCTTTTATGCGACTCCGGGTGTCGACTACAACCGCGAAACCGGTCGCGGCAATCCATTCTTGTATTACACCATGGGGGCCGCCGTTGCCGAAGTGGAAATTGATCGCTTCACCGGTTCGCTGCGAGTGCCGCGCGTTGACCTGTTAATGGACATCGGCCGGTCGATCAATCCGGCCGTCGATCGGGGGCAGATCATCGGCGGCTTCATTCAAGGGATGGGTTGGGCAACTGCTGAATGCCTCGTGTACAACGAGCGCGGCGAATTGCTTTCGCATTCGCCCACCACCTACAAAATTCCCGCGATCACCGATCTGCCGCCGGTACTCCGTTGCGATCTGTTTGAAAACAACGACAACGACGAAAATGTGGCCCGCAGCAAGGCTGTGGGCGAACCACCGCTAATGCTGGCCATCTCCGTTTGGACTGCGGTCAAACAGGCGTTGTCGCAAGCCGTTGAAACGGAAGACCTCCGTTTGCCCGCGACCGGTGAAGAGATCTTGCGGCAACTGTATCGGCGAGCAAACGTTGCGAAGTCCGAGATCGATGCTGTTGAAACTGCTACCAACTCCGTAGCACCAAGAGCAGCTGTGATGATTAACTCGCCGCACAGCAACTAG
- a CDS encoding xanthine dehydrogenase small subunit, giving the protein MRQHLVLYVNGQRHEVAGADAFSSLSDYLRNRLRLMGTKVVCAEGDCGSCSVLAGRPESGKLVYRAIDSCIQFLFQLDGAHIVTVEGLSNGHELSAVQQAMVTHHGSQCGYCTPGFVVAMTGLLENQPAPSEDDWRCGLTGNLCRCTGYTSILAAGTHAASQAHKSLTERYPNEALAAELQLLIQEPVAIRDGSRSVFSPTELKAAIEFLETSPTAKIVAGGTDVGVQINKRVIAPTIFLDLNRLQGLQEISLSSKDATGSSRSVLRCGVRARWVDLEPVCHEHAPEFAEIVSVFGSPQIRHVGTIGGNIVNGSPIADSLPFLFAMEAQVEIAGPRGVRTVDINDFYHGYRQTDLKAGELLTGVQIPLPTRAQSLSLYKVSRRRDLDISSFTAAILLEVVNGQVLEARIALGAVGPTVLRARQTESYLRNKPFTESVMQAAGEIAVKEISPISDVRGSADFRWQLTRNVFLKFFHQRARTAAKSA; this is encoded by the coding sequence ATGCGTCAGCACCTGGTGCTCTATGTGAACGGCCAGCGACACGAAGTCGCGGGGGCCGACGCGTTCTCTTCGCTTAGCGACTATCTGCGAAACCGCCTTCGCCTAATGGGAACGAAGGTAGTCTGCGCTGAGGGTGACTGTGGTTCTTGCAGCGTGCTGGCTGGCCGACCGGAGAGTGGCAAGCTGGTTTATCGAGCGATTGACTCGTGCATTCAATTTCTCTTTCAATTGGATGGCGCGCATATCGTTACCGTCGAAGGGTTGAGCAACGGCCACGAGCTGTCGGCTGTGCAGCAAGCAATGGTGACCCACCACGGCTCGCAATGTGGCTACTGCACGCCCGGTTTTGTTGTCGCAATGACCGGGCTGCTGGAAAACCAGCCTGCTCCGAGCGAAGACGATTGGCGCTGCGGACTCACCGGTAATCTCTGCCGCTGCACGGGCTACACCTCGATCCTTGCCGCCGGAACTCATGCCGCGAGTCAAGCTCACAAGTCTTTGACCGAACGTTATCCGAATGAAGCGCTCGCGGCCGAATTGCAACTCCTTATACAGGAGCCCGTTGCGATTCGAGATGGTTCGCGAAGCGTGTTCAGTCCAACTGAGCTGAAGGCGGCGATTGAATTCCTGGAAACAAGTCCGACCGCCAAGATTGTCGCGGGTGGAACCGATGTTGGCGTTCAAATCAATAAGCGAGTGATTGCACCTACCATTTTCCTGGACCTGAATCGCCTCCAGGGACTGCAAGAGATCTCGCTCAGCAGCAAAGACGCCACCGGCTCGTCGCGCAGCGTTCTGCGCTGCGGAGTTCGCGCGCGGTGGGTCGATCTAGAGCCGGTCTGTCACGAGCATGCACCAGAGTTCGCCGAAATTGTATCCGTGTTCGGTTCGCCGCAGATTCGGCACGTTGGCACCATCGGTGGAAATATCGTCAACGGCTCGCCAATTGCCGATTCGCTCCCATTTTTGTTCGCCATGGAAGCACAAGTTGAAATCGCCGGTCCCCGGGGAGTGCGGACGGTCGATATCAACGACTTCTATCACGGTTATCGCCAGACGGACTTGAAAGCGGGAGAGTTGTTAACTGGAGTGCAAATTCCGCTACCGACGCGCGCACAGTCGCTGTCTCTTTACAAAGTTTCTCGACGGCGAGATCTGGATATTTCCTCGTTTACCGCGGCGATCTTGTTGGAAGTGGTAAATGGCCAAGTTTTGGAAGCGCGAATCGCCTTGGGCGCCGTGGGACCAACCGTGCTGCGAGCGCGTCAGACCGAAAGCTACTTGCGCAATAAACCGTTCACCGAATCGGTAATGCAGGCAGCGGGCGAGATTGCAGTCAAAGAGATTTCGCCGATTAGCGATGTACGAGGCAGCGCCGATTTTCGCTGGCAGTTGACTCGCAACGTCTTCCTGAAGTTCTTTCACCAGCGAGCGCGAACCGCGGCTAAGTCAGCATGA
- a CDS encoding allantoate amidohydrolase: MDNAHHGTDHELLAQLAHQAFARCQEAAANTEIPGQITRTFCSPAIAQLHQQLIGWMQSLGMTCRVDGAGNLWGKLASHPRPDAPSLIIGSHLDTVPNGGRYDGLLGVILGLALAEVVVRRRATLPFALEVVGFSEEEGVRFGTPFIGSLAVVGQCDDALLQRTDANGLTVRSALQLFGCHPDEMNSAALQPARVIAYLEPHIEQGPVLQSAQLPLGVVTSIAGQTRAIAEFCGVAGHAGTVPMQLRRDALAAAAEWILAVERIGQSTAGLVATVGAIEVSPGAGNVIPGAARAKLDVRHAEDSIRSTAVTQLRELGNEIAARRNTSFELSIVHEHRAAPMNDAIAALIEQSLADTGIAPLRLVSGAGHDAAVMARRFPTGMLFIRCQDGISHHPDETVTTDDITAALSTLWFFVQRLTSRQVNP, encoded by the coding sequence ATGGACAACGCTCATCATGGAACTGACCACGAGTTGCTCGCCCAGCTGGCCCACCAGGCCTTTGCCCGCTGCCAGGAAGCAGCAGCAAATACGGAAATTCCAGGGCAGATCACGCGGACGTTTTGTTCTCCGGCTATTGCTCAACTGCACCAGCAATTGATTGGCTGGATGCAATCGCTGGGCATGACTTGCCGTGTGGATGGTGCGGGCAACCTTTGGGGAAAGCTCGCCTCGCACCCGCGGCCCGACGCCCCGTCTCTCATTATTGGCTCGCATCTCGACACGGTTCCCAATGGCGGTCGCTACGATGGCCTGCTCGGAGTGATCCTAGGTCTCGCACTCGCCGAAGTGGTCGTTCGCCGGCGTGCGACGCTACCGTTTGCGCTCGAAGTTGTCGGCTTTAGTGAAGAGGAAGGAGTACGTTTCGGAACTCCCTTCATTGGCTCACTGGCTGTTGTTGGCCAGTGCGACGACGCCTTGCTGCAGCGTACCGATGCCAACGGTCTTACCGTTCGCTCTGCCCTTCAATTGTTTGGCTGCCATCCCGATGAAATGAACTCCGCAGCCCTGCAGCCGGCTCGAGTCATCGCATATTTGGAACCGCACATCGAGCAAGGGCCCGTGTTGCAGAGCGCGCAACTGCCGCTGGGTGTGGTCACATCGATCGCTGGGCAGACACGTGCTATTGCTGAGTTCTGCGGCGTAGCTGGTCATGCCGGGACTGTTCCGATGCAACTTCGCCGCGACGCACTCGCCGCAGCTGCCGAATGGATCTTAGCAGTGGAACGAATCGGTCAATCAACCGCTGGATTGGTAGCAACCGTGGGGGCCATCGAAGTCAGTCCTGGTGCTGGGAATGTCATTCCCGGCGCGGCCCGAGCCAAACTCGATGTTCGCCATGCGGAAGACTCCATTCGTTCGACAGCTGTTACCCAATTGCGAGAGTTGGGTAATGAAATAGCCGCTCGACGAAATACCAGCTTCGAACTATCGATCGTACACGAGCATCGGGCCGCACCGATGAACGACGCAATTGCAGCCCTGATCGAGCAAAGCCTCGCCGATACTGGCATCGCCCCACTGCGCCTTGTCAGCGGCGCTGGTCACGACGCTGCCGTGATGGCCCGCCGCTTTCCAACCGGTATGCTATTCATACGTTGCCAAGATGGAATCAGTCACCATCCGGACGAAACAGTGACCACAGACGACATCACCGCGGCCCTCTCCACGCTGTGGTTCTTCGTCCAAAGACTGACTAGCCGGCAAGTAAACCCGTGA